Proteins encoded in a region of the Chloroflexota bacterium genome:
- a CDS encoding TIGR01777 family protein has translation MGHIIITGGSGYLGRALTRELTAAGHAVIILARRAEQVGGLPPGARAVAWDGRTADGWGDLANGAYAIVNMAGATIARPHWSAAYKQQIRDSRANAGVAVTAAIRAARIKPAVLVQMSGIGFYGDTADREVDEGAPAGSDYFATVCTVWEASTDEVESLGVRRVIVRTAPVYGQGGGIFTLVALPFRLFAGGPLGSGRQYAPWIHLADWLTAVKLLMDNPNTRGVYNLTAPDPLTQGASAKIFGRALGRPSFMPAPAFALRLALGPAADLLLLTGQRAQPRRLLEAGFRFRFPELGAAIRDITGKRSAEATASSPASE, from the coding sequence ATGGGACACATCATAATCACCGGCGGCAGTGGATATCTGGGGCGCGCGTTGACGCGCGAACTGACGGCGGCGGGGCATGCGGTCATCATCCTGGCGCGTCGCGCCGAGCAGGTCGGCGGGTTGCCGCCAGGCGCACGCGCCGTGGCGTGGGACGGGCGCACCGCGGACGGCTGGGGCGACCTGGCCAATGGTGCGTATGCGATCGTCAACATGGCCGGCGCGACGATCGCCCGGCCCCACTGGAGCGCCGCGTACAAACAGCAGATCCGCGACAGCCGTGCCAACGCCGGCGTCGCCGTGACCGCGGCGATTCGCGCCGCGCGGATCAAACCCGCCGTGCTGGTGCAGATGTCCGGCATCGGCTTCTATGGCGACACGGCCGATCGCGAGGTGGACGAAGGCGCGCCTGCCGGCAGCGATTACTTCGCCACAGTCTGCACCGTTTGGGAAGCGTCCACGGACGAAGTTGAATCGCTGGGCGTGCGGCGCGTGATCGTGCGCACCGCGCCGGTGTACGGCCAGGGCGGCGGCATCTTCACACTGGTCGCCTTGCCCTTCCGGCTCTTCGCCGGCGGGCCGCTCGGCAGCGGCCGCCAGTACGCGCCATGGATTCACCTCGCCGACTGGTTGACCGCGGTGAAACTGCTGATGGACAACCCGAATACGCGCGGCGTTTACAACCTGACCGCGCCCGACCCGCTGACGCAGGGCGCGTCCGCGAAAATCTTCGGGCGCGCACTGGGTCGTCCGTCGTTCATGCCGGCGCCGGCATTTGCCTTGCGCCTGGCGCTGGGACCGGCGGCCGACCTGCTGCTGTTGACCGGCCAGCGCGCGCAGCCGCGTCGCTTGCTGGAGGCCGGCTTCCGCTTCCGCTTTCCAGAACTCGGGGCGGCGATTCGCGATATTACTGGCAAGCGCTCGGCTGAGGCGACCGCATCATCGCCGGCGAGCGAGTAG
- a CDS encoding (2Fe-2S)-binding protein, with product MPRVIVSQQTIEVPTGTKLAIAIEQLGVHIGHRCGGNARCTTCRVEFESSEPATMTEAEYDKLQERGLFGKARLSCQIAVDHDMAVRPLVTLETEPSWTDTGPALQNGVTPLAAWFPVSELKATKENE from the coding sequence ATGCCAAGAGTCATTGTAAGCCAACAGACGATTGAAGTGCCGACCGGCACCAAGCTCGCCATCGCCATCGAGCAACTCGGCGTGCACATTGGGCACCGCTGCGGCGGCAATGCGCGCTGCACGACCTGCCGCGTCGAGTTCGAGAGCAGCGAGCCGGCCACGATGACCGAGGCGGAATACGACAAGCTGCAGGAGCGCGGCTTGTTCGGCAAGGCGCGCCTCTCGTGCCAGATCGCGGTCGACCACGATATGGCCGTGCGCCCGCTGGTCACGCTGGAAACGGAGCCGTCCTGGACCGACACCGGCCCGGCACTCCAGAACGGCGTGACACCGCTGGCCGCGTGGTTCCCGGTCTCTGAGTTGAAGGCCACCAAAGAAAACGAGTAG
- a CDS encoding ABC transporter permease translates to MPIYLSIKEMTRNWGRFLLFSLVIALITTLVLFTNALADGLGLGNKEYIEKLNADLIVFKQGVDLSIGASRIDRNSLNEIRRVPGVKDVGTLSFTNVSVQFDANQKPLNVAMIGVEPGRPGEPPVVQGRPLSTSRAREAIIDRNVALRTGLKLGVPFKIKVIQGSKEQYFDMVVSGISDGRQYFLQPSIIVPYLAFDEIKPGAGGTSNDFIANVVAVQLSDPATLPAMRMALMDQVPNTQVATRKEAYEAAPGYAAQQSTLGTQTAFVLIIGVLVIGGFFQIQTLQKVPQIGMLKAIGASNTTVGLAAIAQIIVVTIVGVTIGAVGTLLLSLTFPATIPILFSANAVLFSVLALTLIGPIGGLVSVRYSLQVEPLTALGLAQ, encoded by the coding sequence ATGCCGATCTATTTATCCATCAAGGAAATGACGCGCAACTGGGGCCGCTTTTTGCTGTTCAGCCTCGTTATCGCACTCATCACAACGCTGGTGCTGTTCACCAATGCACTCGCCGACGGTCTCGGCCTGGGCAACAAAGAGTATATCGAGAAGCTGAACGCCGACCTGATTGTCTTCAAGCAGGGTGTCGACCTATCCATCGGCGCCAGCCGCATCGACCGCAACAGCCTGAACGAGATCCGGCGCGTGCCGGGCGTGAAGGACGTCGGGACGTTGTCGTTCACGAATGTCTCGGTGCAGTTCGACGCGAACCAGAAGCCGCTGAATGTGGCGATGATCGGCGTCGAGCCCGGCCGGCCGGGCGAACCGCCGGTGGTGCAGGGCCGGCCGCTCAGCACGAGCCGCGCGCGCGAGGCGATCATCGACCGCAACGTGGCGCTGCGTACCGGGCTGAAGCTTGGAGTGCCGTTCAAGATCAAGGTCATTCAAGGCAGCAAGGAGCAGTACTTCGACATGGTCGTCAGCGGCATCAGCGACGGCCGCCAGTACTTCCTGCAGCCATCGATCATCGTGCCCTACCTGGCGTTTGACGAGATCAAGCCCGGCGCCGGCGGGACCAGCAACGACTTCATCGCGAACGTGGTCGCCGTACAGTTGAGCGACCCGGCCACTCTGCCGGCCATGCGCATGGCCCTGATGGACCAGGTGCCCAACACCCAGGTGGCCACGCGCAAGGAGGCGTACGAAGCCGCGCCCGGCTATGCCGCGCAGCAGAGCACGCTCGGCACGCAAACCGCTTTCGTCCTGATCATCGGTGTGCTGGTCATCGGCGGCTTCTTCCAGATCCAGACGCTGCAGAAGGTGCCGCAGATCGGCATGCTCAAGGCGATTGGCGCATCCAACACAACCGTCGGCCTGGCGGCGATCGCGCAGATCATCGTCGTGACCATCGTGGGCGTCACGATCGGCGCGGTGGGCACCTTGCTGTTATCGCTGACCTTCCCGGCCACCATACCGATCCTGTTCTCGGCCAATGCCGTGCTGTTCAGCGTGCTCGCACTGACGTTGATCGGGCCGATCGGTGGCCTGGTGTCGGTCCGATACTCGCTGCAAGTTGAGCCATTGACGGCGCTCGGACTCGCCCAGTGA
- a CDS encoding ABC transporter ATP-binding protein gives MSIALEIQGVSKVYHGGGLTVTAVKHVSFSVPQGQFVALVGPSGSGKTTLLAILAALLRSTEGQVVIDGQDLTHMSEGARAKFRRQKIGFTFQSNNLVPYLTALENVELMLRLNGLHDKATSARAKDLLTQLGLGERLNNLPRQLSGGQQQRVAIARALVHRPAIVLADEPTASLDTERAHQAVETFGRLVHEQQRAGIMVTHDLRMVQYADRVIQMTDGLIVRDSTNRAEIDGLANGGRHEHPAPAVIASVTQAPASGFGGIPALATG, from the coding sequence ATGTCCATTGCACTTGAAATTCAGGGTGTTAGCAAGGTTTACCACGGCGGCGGGCTGACGGTGACCGCCGTCAAGCATGTGTCGTTCAGCGTCCCGCAGGGACAGTTCGTTGCGCTGGTCGGCCCCAGCGGCTCCGGCAAGACGACCCTGCTCGCCATCCTCGCCGCGCTGCTGCGCTCAACCGAAGGGCAGGTCGTCATCGACGGCCAGGACCTGACGCACATGAGCGAAGGCGCGCGCGCCAAATTCCGCCGGCAGAAGATCGGCTTCACATTCCAGTCCAATAATCTGGTGCCGTACCTGACCGCGCTCGAAAATGTCGAGTTGATGCTGCGGCTGAACGGCCTGCATGACAAAGCGACCTCCGCACGAGCTAAGGACCTGCTGACTCAGCTTGGCCTGGGCGAGCGGCTGAATAACCTGCCGCGTCAACTGTCCGGCGGGCAGCAGCAGCGCGTGGCGATCGCCCGCGCGCTCGTGCACCGGCCGGCGATCGTGCTGGCCGACGAGCCGACCGCCAGCCTCGACACTGAGCGGGCCCATCAGGCCGTGGAGACGTTCGGGCGGCTGGTTCACGAGCAGCAGCGCGCCGGCATTATGGTCACGCATGACCTGCGGATGGTTCAGTATGCCGACCGGGTCATTCAGATGACTGATGGGCTGATTGTGCGCGACTCGACCAACCGCGCGGAGATCGACGGACTGGCCAACGGTGGCCGGCACGAGCACCCCGCGCCGGCGGTCATCGCCAGCGTAACCCAGGCGCCCGCTTCCGGTTTCGGCGGCATACCCGCACTGGCGACGGGCTAG